A section of the Pan paniscus chromosome 11, NHGRI_mPanPan1-v2.0_pri, whole genome shotgun sequence genome encodes:
- the LOC129398703 gene encoding LOW QUALITY PROTEIN: uncharacterized protein FLJ76381-like (The sequence of the model RefSeq protein was modified relative to this genomic sequence to represent the inferred CDS: inserted 1 base in 1 codon), with product MGGFGSRFWQEGVWDRDLEKSTRLEEDAIESEPLAGXKTRGRGRRRWEARHGWTLPAHVSQPSPRTVVATATGAEVSARARRSAGTGVARPESQLSHLYGWDKYSNPRPSRRARAVARVHALVQAPILCGALRWGLTQFLRGTSPVTQSVPFS from the exons ATGGGTGGATTCGGGTCCAGATTCTGGCAGGAGGGAGTTTGGGATCGAGATCTGGAAAAAAGCACTAGACTGGAAGAGGACGCGATAGAGTCGGAGCCGCTGGCGG ACAAAACCAGAGGCCGTGGAAGGCGCCGGTGGGAGGCAAGGCACGGATGGACTTTACCTGCGCACGTGTCGCAGCCATCTCCGCGCACAGTGGTGGCCACCGCGACTGGTGCGGAAGTGTCGGCGCGTGCCCGGCGCTCCGCTGGGACCGGGGTTGCTCGCCCTgagtctcagctttctcatctgtacgGTTGGGACAAGTACAGTAACCCTCGCCCGTCAAGACGGGCCAGGGCTGTCGCGAGGGTCCACGCCTTAGTGCAGGCACCTATCTTGTGCGGGGCCCTGAGATGGGGTCTGACTCAGTTCCTGCGGGGAACTTCACCAGTGACCCAGTCAGTGCCCTTCAGTTAA